The nucleotide window ACAGAAAACTAGTTACAGCATGATGATTATGTTTGtttgaatcaacacccccgagttaCTAATTGTCAGAATCCTCCAAGTATAGGTCAAGGagtgggggaggggggtgtaAGGAATCTCCCACTCCAGCTtgttaatcaaccaaagacccagaaagttttaattcatttgaaagcctgatgcttggaaaactcaaaaacctgttttatttgttatcatctatcgtccacctgggccttactcAGAgtttgtctgatttctcagactttttatctgatttagtgctcagctcagataaaaataattattgtgtgtgattttaacatccatgtagatagAAAAATGACAGCCTTGACACGGCATTTAATCTATTATTAGATCTCATATATGTACCACAGACCTTCAAGCTTGCAGTAGTTACATTAAAAGCCATCACTTGActcagctgtcttagctaattataggcaaATTTCCAACCTCAATTTTATCTCAAAATTTTTTGAAAGGGTGGTTGACAGCTAACTGATTATCTTTAGAGGAATGGTTTATTtcaagagtttcagtcaggtttcagagctcatcacagtacAGAAGCAGCTTCAGTAAAGGATACAAGTGATCTTATGACCTCTGACAGAGGACTCATCGCTGTGCTTATCCTGCTAGACTGTATgccataatattttattataacgATTAGAGCATGGTGTAGGTATTaaaggtactgtgctgcagtggtttaaaACATCCCAGGGTCACCTGAACCAACTCTAACTATATAGTTAGGGttagatcaggtgaccctgaatcttcccttagttatgctacaATAGGCCCCGGGTgatgggggattcccatgatgcattaggtgtttcttcttcagtcacgtTTTTCAGTCACTATGTCTTTGTACACCTCCCCGTGAATGTGTCTAATCTTTCCAGCCAATTGATCCCTACTACACACTACAcaggctacacacacacacacacacacacacacagttcagctACTCATTAATTTGTGAATTTATTCAGaatttaaagcactttaaaatgtttcacaTCTTGAGCTTTAGAGGAAAGAATAGCAGCTTAGTGAGTTTGTGTACATTCGGTTCGGTTACAATTCCACTGAATTGTGGAATTGTAACTTTGtgagttattattttttaataactcACAAAGGTGTGTTGTGATTGTAATCGAGAAATCTCTTTACTTTCATAGTCAAATCAGGGAGAAGAGGTGTAaaattatacagaaatatgaaatagaaaaaaggaaagaaacttACTTGTTGGCTTGACGTAGATTTTTAGCTTCAGACAAGGCTTCCTACCCAAGTTTGGATGCGGTGATGCTGCGAAGGAAACACAGGCGATAGAGAATCATGGACAATTTATGGTCATGAGGTAAACTACAAACATTTTACCCCAGATTTGGTTAGTAAGAAGACTGCTCCAAAGCCCCCAAAGGCTTCTCCAGTCATAGGTCATGAAAAAATTTTGGGTCAATCTCTTTGACATGTGCAGATTCTAAATAGTTTTCATAGCAGCTAAGTCTGATGATTATATATATGATTATGTACAGGCCCAGGCCTAATTCAGGTTTTTACTCTGTTTTTGAAGCATTTAAGCAATGGGTGTTCTCCCCAAATCAGTTCTACGCATAAAACAACTGCTCATTGTAGTCAAAGTCATATTTTAACTTTGCAGTACTTGTTTCCAAAAGGAATCTGCTTTGTTTAGATGTTTATTTGCAAACTCCTGATGCCGAATTCTCCAATGACAATAGAGAAAAGGTTTTCTTAAGATGACCTTTCCATGATATTCTGGTCACATTTGTAGGTGTTGCAGCACTGCACAGCAGAGCACCACCATTCCAGAGTATATTGAttcatttttaaagcttttctgtTGTCATTCTGGGTTTTATTTGGCTTTTGAGCAATCCCATAAGCAGAAGCAATACATGACATGTAAAAATTGTTCTAAGATTGTTGAACTATTTTTCAAAGTGCTTGTGTGgattatttatttgcattgttGTAACCCTGGCCAGTGGTGGAAATTGCATCCGCTGAGTTTTCCTAATGTTGAATATGGAGACGTCATAGACCCAAAGGTCCTCAAACACACAAGGTATGGGAGCATGACAGAAGTTATATGACCTCAAATCTATTAGTGTGACAACAACTTTTCCATGAAGGGATTTTGCTTTTTTCAATCTGaaaactaaacttttttttttactggtatGTTGGCTCGTTATCGAGCAACATGAAACACACATGTAAGGCTCCAgctagctaatgttagctaacATCAAATGCTGTCATAATCAAATTATTTATAATCAAATATAATGTCAGTTaagattgtttgtatagtgttAAACCTAAATTAACAGatctttacaaactgtcaccAATGTCTGTAGTAAGTGGTGGTGCAATTACACAAGGTGATGTAACATGTGGGGAAAAACTAGCTTGTTGAAATTTGTCTGCTGCCACAACATAAAGGAAATTTATTTTTAGGTAAGGTCATATGTTTAGGGTATTTACTTCTCTAtagattttgttttattcttttctaaaaagtatttttattactattagTGTGGCTGCTCTGTTGGACGTGTGTCAGGAGTAACATTACTAGCACGTTGCCTCAGCCACTACAAAGTAGAGGTGAGCAGATCAATCCAACTATTGATAGTATTGACACCAACACTGGCAATTAAGAATAACCCCACTCTATCTCTAGACTCTGAGACATCCATCTTATCCAGCTAAAGGAAATTTTGGCCTAGATTGTTACATGTTCCTGAGCTTTTGTTTAATGAAGAGCTAAAATGCAGACTTTGCTTGGGCCGAGTCTCACTTTACTACTTTGACATGAAACATTTTAGTAATTTTACTATTGTAAATTCACTGTTGCACCTTATCTTGCTTGAGATCAGTAGTATGTTTTTAGTACTGTTATCTTACAGTTCAATTAATTGCATCACATGCTTACTGTGTTAAATGTAACTCGagtttttaaatgtgccatACTGAGAAAATACAGATAATTGGTTAAAGaagtatgtttttgtttatttagtgTTTAGAATTGATATTTTAGATATGTTTAGTTAAAGTATAAAGATGTCCAAAATGCATTTATCATTGGCAGATGTCTGTTTGTAGACCAACAAATATTTAGTGTATAAATAAGTGTAATTTGAGATTACCAAGACAAATTCATATATTTCAAACATGTTCAGACGGCAGTTTAACGgataataaatttaataaatattaaaatgaaataattataTTGGTTTAACATAAGGTAACTAAAAACACTCAACATAAAATGCACTGTTGTGCTATATTAACATGAGATAACTGTAAAGATTTcacaataatgaaaaataaaaataacataaaaatcatGTTATGTTTCAGCTGTAAAGttataaaacataaagttaatGCTGACTAAACATAATTTCACTTTGTGCGCTTGATCTacatatttctttcattttaatcCAACAGGTTATTTTTTAGTATACAGCCTAGAAGTTTATGCTCTTGTTTAAATTTCTATTGCTTCATTAATCTGCCCCAATATTATGGAGTTCTATAGTATTAAAAATGGTCTTAAGTCACTTTTTGAAATTTGAATTTTCtattaataaaacaaatgatttcaACCAGTAAGTGAGCATTGCACATATATGAATGCAAGTTTCCAAGTTAGCAGTAGCAGTTAAATTACCACTCCACAATCTTGTTCCAAATATAGCTTCTGGCTCAAACTAATATGGCAGTTAGTCAACTGCACTTGAGCTTCAGGGTATAAACTGATAGCTGGTCAGTCTCCTTCAGCATTTTTGTATAGTCAGCAGCATAAGTGAGTTTAGACTCTTTTTGGGGGTGCTCAAACACTCCTGAATTTTATCACAGCACCCTTACAAATAACTGCAGTAGCTGCAGTAGTACTAATGCATTTTAGTAAAATCTTTGAACATTGTCTTCTAATCGCctaaataaaaatcataaagaGGAATCAAGAGGTAATTTTATGACACAAATCAGTAATCCTGATTTAAAACACTTTAActtaaacatagaaaacatgcaTACTGCTCTGATAATGCAGGGACGTGGCTGTGACAAAATGTctgcttatttttatttgttctttaaaTCGTGTCAACAATGTTAGCAAAGGAAGCCTAATTTACTAGAGATTATTAGCTAAGTTTAGTTTTCTGAGCCGTTAGTCTGCTGGCATATCTCTAATTGCCAGCAAAGGAGCTACTTTATTATTTCAGTTCGTTAAACATTTCAATTTCTATTCCGGTCAAATTGGGCTTCAGTGCTTATTAAACAATTCAAAACTGGacaagataataataataccaTAAACTCTGAAGTTCTTCTGCACAAGATTACTGTTCAGTGAGTCACCAGCAGGTATTAGGGACACATCATCTGTTGTGATCTTTAGCATCACCGTTCCAGTACGGCTCCAGTTCCAAGTAACAAGTCAAATGGATGTTACCTGTCAATGTCCAGCAGCAGTCTGTGTTCATTTCAAATATTGCTATAAATTGATCTGGATTAGTTTTTGCCTTCTATTGGTTTGTAAATTCTGTATCACtgttacatttaacatttgagtctaaacacaaagtctgagagaggaggacagagaggcagagagcaGGATGAAGACAGCACAAAGGTCAGCAAAAAATTATAACACTGGAGCTTCTGTTTTGCCCATTTCCAGAGCGATTGTACAAGAGCAGGAAGAACCAGGTGAGTAAATGGGCAGGTAGTGAAGTTAGctggaaaacagttattttTTTACCAAATAAGTTAATATGCACTTGTGTGCTTTCCAGCAACACACTTAAACATATCAGTGGATGTTCTAAAGACCATATACACTGATATGAATAGTAGCCTTTGACAGGATTTATATCGCTCTAAACATGACGTAAACAGGATAGTTGCAACTGCATTGATGTCACAGACTATAAATCTATTCTCCATTCGTGAATTTTGGGATACATGGTGATGCTCTGCACAGAGTTTGCACATTAAAAGAAGTATTTGTATGAATTAAAAGCAGCTCTCTTACCAGTTTGCTTCTTGTCAAGGTGTATGGAGTGGCGGTGTGATTTTTCACTATTTTGCCTGAATAATGCTAATTTAAGTGCGTTATGATTTGTTCGACTGCTTGCAAACGATTAAGAGACTGAAAAAATGCTGTACAAGTTGTTCTTTAGTTTGAAAAATTCTGGTCAGGATTGAAAGCTAAAGTGTCCACCATAAAACTCGTGTGTTACATTGACGTCTGTGTTTATTCATTATGAATTATTCTTAGACACTGCAATAGGTCAGTAAGTGTAGTTAGTATCtaactttattttaaataacaaaaaattcttctgttgtttatgtttttggcTTAGTTTTAATTCAAAATCTGTGTCTACGTTAATATTTTTGAGAGTTGCCTTTTCCCCAAAGCTAAAGTTGATTCTTCCTGTCACTGATAGTAAATCATTCCAGCTGATCTGAcctgcaataataataattcagacTCCAAAATAGTTTCAGATTGGCAACTTCAAGCAGAAATCAATCTACTTTGCACAGTAAACCTGACCCTAATAACACAGTAAGTAGTAATATTCAGtttagcaaaataaaacagacagtATGTACACTGCCATGTACTCACAGATATAGTAGTACTCGTGTCCTGGCCTGAACTCGAAGCCCAGGCTAAAGGGTGTAAAGAGCTGAAACTTCTCAGAGAACTTGAGTGGCCCATTGGGGCTCTGTGGTCTGTTACATTCCCAGCGTTTGAAACCTTTTCTGTGGTGGTCGCAGGACATGTATCCGTCATAGTTCACCATGTACAACACATAATGCTCCATGTGCACGGCTGACTCCGCCGCCTCGTAGTGAGGACAGTAGATATCCAGGTAGTCATTGATTGCCACCTCCACTGTGTAATCACCCTGAAAAAACCTGAGGAAGAGAATACATTTGGTCATTGCTCTTTTATTTAAGAAGATAAGAACACAGAATCCAGAATACATGTTTATGTGACATGAATAATACATGACTTACAGAGCTGTAACGGTCAAACTACAACCTGCAAGCATCATTTAAGCATTCAGTTAGACAGCaaactttatttaattatttactgatttaatcaacttttggagattgtTACAATCTGAACATTTTTTTAGATGTTTAGTATTAGTTACAAATGTTTGTTccatacacacataaaaaacattGAATTGTTGTCTAAATCGGGCTCAGTAAACTGTGAGTTATAGTTAAGTGATTTATTTGTAAAATTTGCCATAAACAagccaacaaacaaaacagaccactttTTTTAGTCTTTAAAATTTGAAACTTTAATCTGTAACTCAATGGGGACAGTCTGAACAATTCAAAATCAGTGTATTTAGGGACAGTATTTtgaatacttgaaatacttttACTGAAGATTTAAAAGTAAAGTTTTAATAAAGTTATCAAAACATTTTGTTATTAAACAGTGAGCAAAcaagtttttttaattactgtaaTAAATTCTtgacaaaaatgtaatatttacattttaaattaaatattttgttaaacaaataaaccaaTTAATTTGCTAACCATTCATGTTTCATTATTTCAGTATCCGATATACAAATTAGAAAAAACCCATCCAGGTTTAGGTCCCTATCGTGTCCTGGGAGACACCCAAGGCACTCTCAACCTAGCTGAGAGATAAGAATGAGACAAAACTCCCGGGATATGTGGACTGCATGTTGCTTGAAAGTGAGGAgacaaagtttttatttaaatttgggCTAACATTACAAAAACTGAAGTGGGAGAACTTTATCAGAAAGAACGAGAGTAAAGAATAAAGTTAACTTTATCCATATAGTGCTTAGGGAcggaaaatttttaaaaagttatatCAATCCTTATTTGAGAAAACTTGTGTACATTATTTTGGAGGAGAAATTATGTTATTGACTGTATCAAAGAGAGCCTTAGGATTCATTTTTCCTACTGCAAGTAGTTTAGAGAAGTACAAGGCTCAATGCATTTTTTACCATGCCATTAAAGACAGATAAGAGACACGTGAAGTGTGTGGACCTCAagttttttttcatggtttttgaCAGGTATTCAGTTTTATGGCAAATCCACCAAAAACCGGTGATGAATTCAATTCTTCTGCCTTGTctattctgtttacattatacatgctccCCTTGGGCATTAACATTATAAGGCATatgatacattttcactgctatgcggATGACACCCAACTTACCTATTTATCTACCTATCCATGAAGGcagataaaaacaacaactagttaaactgcaggaatgtcttaaagacttAAAAACCTGGATAACgtcagataaaactgagattATTGTACTCTGccctaaaaatctaaaaatttaGTTTCTAGCCAGATGCTTACAGGTGGATAGCATTACCctgcctccagtaacactgtgaggaatcctGGAGTTGTTTCTGTCCAGGATATTTCCTTTATatacacatattaaacaaatatgtaagactgctttatTGAATTTGTCAACATCTCAAAAATTAGCAACATCCTGTCTCaaagtgacactgaaaaactagctcatgcatttattaattctaggctggactactgtagttcattattatcaggatgtcctaagaactccctgaaaagcctccatttaatccaaaatactcttgttgggtctgttcccacaaaccccgctaattctagagacttattcatcatgaatgaaaacaagacagtcagcgatcgatcgattacttgcgcaagggaggcctcgtctaTGTCCAGCATGGAAGTGACCCCGATgagggcctcctctcgctggcttttattgacaaacttcaaacaatagtttacaaaacacctcccctcgcaaccccctttggttacaaagacaaggcactgtatgtatgtatatgcaggtgtgtgtgtgtgtgtgtgtgtgtgtgtgagagacctcctgctgaccaaagggtcgtaaacgcaggaagcttacatcaaaggaagtagatcttccagataggatgtatctgcaataaaacctcccccaacacaaagtggttagaggtgctcaggatcaaaggaatggctttgataatactgcttgaactaagactgtacaaatttaagaaacacaatggcaacattcaacaattagacctaacaaCTCTCTTCTTAGTTTTGCATTTCAGGCTACAGGCTTCTCTTGCTTTTAGTGAATAGGATCTATGCAGACTGAAGGAAAGTCTAGAGAcactgcttctttttcttttatcactAAAAGAAACTAATGATTCAATGTAGAGCTACTGTGTTGCAACAAAACCAAGCCTTCATAAATCACGTATTGATGATCACAGAACACGATCTTGTATTATTGTGGAGCTTGCAATATAAAGTGCGTTGAGggaactgttgctgtgatttagtgctatataaaaaaaactgaattgaactgagatGATTCATTACCACAAACACAACTGCTTTTTTAATCTGTTACTTGTATGGTTTATttaaatgcagacacacaatGGAGACAGAACAAGAGGCAATAGCACAATAAGCTGTTTGGCATTGGCAAAGAAGATTTGGCAATTTTTTCATGGGTGCAATCCACACACTCAACTCTGCTGTTCAAcccaaaaatgcattttctttacAAATGTGCCACCATTTAAGGGAAATAATCAGACTTTTCAATGGCAAAAATTTATTGCTAGTGTAATCTCCTATCTAGGGACTACATGTCACAAACCTGTAACACATGGCATTATAATTATTTAAGGCACTTTAGGGGGTCACTTCAGAGTTCAATGACTTAAGTTGAATCATAGCACTGATTATTCCAATATCACCTGAAAGTAGCATCAAAATGTAATCCTGATTAAATTTGGGAGGTGCATAAAAGCAGCTATTGTTGCAGAGAGGAAGGCAACTTTCCTCTGCCTCACCCTCTTTGTCTTTTCTAACACTATTAGCAAAGTGCAGCTTAACTCATTTAGCTGAAGGATCAGGTGACGCTAACAGCTCACAGAGCAGGAAATTCATTCGCGGAACTGTGCCCCTGCAGCTCTCACATCATCACTTATCTCTCTAATGGAGTAAGGTTCTTGGTCTGTCCCAATGTGATCACTGGGGTCACTACCACAATCATCAGCATTATCTTAAAAGCCAATGATTAGTGGATTAATTGGTTAGAAAACGGATAGAAAAATCATCAGAAAttattaggaaaaaaaacaaacattacagCAACTTTAAGCACAATAGTAGGAGGGTTATGGCCAGATGTCTTTGTAAAGTCAACCTTTACAACTTGATATTTCTAACTCTGAcagttttgttttataaattccATAATTACAAAATGAACAAGTAGTCTGAGACTGATTAACTCTCAAATCAGGATCCAGAATATTTTGTGATGTGATTTTTTCTTCAAGATgatgatttctgaaaaaatattTCATCTCAATATGCAAGACAAAAGAATATGGAAATTGTCATGTAAATGAATCCAAAACCTTTTATCCCCAGTAATCCCACTAGAATGTAACTAAAAAGTAATTCTATTTGGTTGGATCCCTAATTATCACCAAAGCTGCAAAGATTCATCAGTAGATCCCGGCAGATCCTAGCATAGATTGCTGACATTACTTTGTCATTACAGGGAATTGTGTGTGTAATTTTGAGGAACTGTTGAAACCCTTTTTCTCTTATTTATTAGTTAGGAGCCTAGGTTAGAGATTTGCCTTTGTTTGCCTTTTATTTTAGGTTAGGCGAGAATAAAAAACATAAgaagtttgtttgttgttttgacaCTGGTCACTGCTGAAACCAGTAAATTGCTTCATTGCATCTTTGTTTGGTGTTGTTGGCCTCATGTCTGTTTTATGTTGACTGTGCAGTAAATACATCTGTAATGACCATCAGGAAGGGAATTTGTAAAGTAGTCCACCTGGATAGACAAAGAAACGTCTCTTGTGTCGTGAAGCTTTCAACCACTTTCTTTCCCCAGATGAACTAGTTTCAGgtcataataaataataatgtacTGATGTTTATATAGCAGTTTTCAATTTTTACTGACCACATAAAGCACTTTAGAgctatattttttaattaaaagtcaTGAGCCAGTTAGTATGCATGTCCTTGGTTTCTCAGTAAGCTCCGCCCCTTGCACATCACATCAAGTTTCAAAGCATGTTGATGGTGTTTTCTTTGCTGTTCTCATGAGAAGTTTTTGTTGAGTCTGTGCTGCTAGTCGCTCATTGAAGTTAGTGATTAGTAAAGTTCATTTGTGTGTTAGCTGGCATTGCTCACTGTCAAGTCACCCACCATATTTTGCTTAGACGCTTCTATGGATTTTTAAAAGTGTAGTGAATAGAGAATAAAAC belongs to Oreochromis niloticus isolate F11D_XX linkage group LG17, O_niloticus_UMD_NMBU, whole genome shotgun sequence and includes:
- the LOC100705337 gene encoding ephrin-A2 isoform X2; translation: MFAGAQRAAPLHMERSGRPPLMLLGLLLQICSAVTIDRINSDRYAVYWNSSNPRFFQGDYTVEVAINDYLDIYCPHYEAAESAVHMEHYVLYMVNYDGYMSCDHHRKGFKRWECNRPQSPNGPLKFSEKFQLFTPFSLGFEFRPGHEYYYISSPHPNLGRKPCLKLKIYVKPTNDSVYDSAEPFLTDDTTGGCSLALPSAMLLTLLLILLISYS